The following are encoded in a window of Candidatus Microthrix parvicella Bio17-1 genomic DNA:
- a CDS encoding UGSC family (seleno)protein, producing the protein MPGERTVLDPTGERSEAIRELSARPPSLDGLTVGLLDISKPRGNVFLDRIEAVFEERGISTKRYRKPTFTKPAHPDLRAEIARECGAIVEALADUGSCTSCSVHDLDDLERRGVPSVFVASTEFIDAADTQRAALGSAVRGVFVAHPIQDRTDEEMAALADGAVDDLIAALTGGPSPSPAP; encoded by the coding sequence ATGCCCGGCGAGCGCACCGTGCTCGATCCCACCGGCGAACGCTCCGAGGCCATCCGCGAGCTCAGCGCCCGGCCCCCCTCGTTGGACGGGCTCACAGTGGGCCTGCTCGACATCTCCAAGCCCCGCGGGAACGTGTTTCTCGACCGCATCGAGGCGGTGTTCGAGGAGCGGGGTATCAGCACCAAGCGCTACCGCAAACCCACGTTCACCAAACCGGCACACCCCGACCTGCGAGCCGAGATCGCCCGGGAGTGCGGGGCCATCGTCGAGGCGCTCGCCGATTGAGGCAGTTGCACGTCGTGCAGTGTGCACGACCTGGACGATCTGGAGCGACGGGGCGTGCCGTCGGTGTTCGTGGCCTCAACCGAGTTCATCGACGCTGCCGATACCCAACGGGCAGCCCTGGGGTCCGCGGTGCGTGGTGTCTTCGTGGCCCATCCCATTCAGGACCGCACCGATGAGGAGATGGCTGCGTTGGCCGACGGCGCCGTCGACGATCTGATCGCCGCCCTCACCGGTGGACCCTCACCATCTCCGGCCCCCTGA
- a CDS encoding lipase maturation factor family protein, whose product MDWWMPPGDALARLAFTRGLALVYLIAFVAALRQFRPLLGERGLLPIPRFIAITPFRRSPSVFHVHYSDRFFAASCWAGIALATLALVGLVERSPIWTWVLVWATLWALQLSILNVGQRWYGFGWEILLAEAGFLAIFVGPAHVAPPLVIMWALRWLLFRVEFGAGLVKLRGDRCWRDLTCLDFHHETQPMPNPFSRSFHRLPSKLHRVEVLANHVTQLVVVFGLFAPQPIATVAAMIIIVTQGWLMLSGNFAWLNLLTAVLALGALDGRLLAWLLPVGQPIDLSKPAWFGILTAAVAVGLVALSYQPVRNLLSKRQQMNASFDSLRLVNTYGAFGSVTKERREVVFEATDDPSPGPETVWLEYEFKAKPTDVSRRPPQFAPYHLRLDWLMWFVAISPAYGAGWLQPFVERLAANDPGTRSLLRRCPFEAEGPAFVRARLYRYRFTSRDERRATGNWWHRTYIRELIRPVGAPPTRYSPR is encoded by the coding sequence ATGGATTGGTGGATGCCACCCGGCGACGCGTTGGCGAGGCTGGCGTTCACGCGGGGCCTGGCGCTCGTCTACCTGATCGCATTTGTCGCTGCGCTGCGACAGTTTCGCCCGCTCCTTGGCGAGCGGGGGCTGCTGCCGATCCCCCGCTTCATCGCAATCACCCCGTTCCGGCGGAGCCCCAGCGTGTTTCACGTGCACTACAGCGACCGGTTCTTTGCCGCTTCCTGCTGGGCCGGCATCGCGCTGGCCACGCTGGCGCTGGTTGGCCTGGTCGAACGATCACCGATCTGGACCTGGGTGCTGGTATGGGCGACGTTGTGGGCGCTCCAACTCTCCATCCTCAACGTCGGGCAGCGCTGGTACGGCTTTGGCTGGGAGATCCTGTTGGCCGAAGCCGGATTCCTTGCGATCTTCGTGGGGCCGGCGCACGTGGCCCCGCCGCTGGTGATCATGTGGGCCCTGCGTTGGCTGTTGTTTCGGGTTGAGTTCGGCGCCGGGCTGGTGAAGCTGCGGGGTGACCGATGCTGGCGCGATCTGACGTGTCTCGATTTTCACCACGAAACCCAGCCGATGCCCAACCCGTTCAGCCGCTCCTTTCACCGCCTGCCATCCAAGCTGCACCGGGTGGAGGTGCTGGCCAACCACGTCACTCAACTGGTGGTGGTGTTCGGGCTGTTCGCGCCCCAGCCGATAGCCACTGTTGCCGCGATGATCATCATCGTCACGCAGGGGTGGCTGATGCTCAGCGGCAACTTTGCGTGGCTCAACCTGCTGACCGCAGTGCTGGCGCTCGGCGCGTTGGACGGGCGGCTTCTGGCATGGCTGCTTCCGGTGGGGCAACCGATCGATCTGTCCAAACCCGCTTGGTTTGGCATCCTCACCGCTGCGGTTGCCGTGGGGCTGGTGGCGCTCAGTTACCAGCCGGTTCGAAATCTCCTGTCCAAACGGCAGCAGATGAACGCCAGCTTCGACTCGTTGCGCCTGGTCAACACCTACGGAGCGTTCGGCAGCGTCACCAAGGAGCGGCGCGAGGTGGTGTTCGAGGCCACCGATGACCCAAGCCCGGGCCCCGAGACCGTGTGGTTGGAGTACGAGTTCAAGGCCAAGCCCACCGACGTGTCCCGACGCCCCCCGCAGTTTGCGCCCTACCACCTGCGTCTCGACTGGCTGATGTGGTTCGTCGCGATCTCACCGGCCTACGGCGCCGGATGGCTGCAGCCGTTCGTCGAGCGCCTGGCCGCCAACGACCCCGGGACGCGTTCGCTGCTGCGCCGCTGTCCGTTTGAAGCTGAAGGCCCCGCCTTCGTTCGCGCTCGCCTGTATCGGTACCGGTTCACCAGCCGCGATGAGCGCCGGGCCACCGGCAACTGGTGGCACCGCACGTACATCCGGGAGTTGATCCGACCCGTCGGGGCGCCCCCGACCCGCTACTCGCCCCGGTAG